One genomic window of Vibrio natriegens NBRC 15636 = ATCC 14048 = DSM 759 includes the following:
- a CDS encoding ArnT family glycosyltransferase — MTSKKATSPLSPHVQYTALALFAALFFIAVNLWFRPIFPIDETRYVSVAWEMWLNNDWLVPQLNGLPYDHKPPLMFWLFSAVWSLFGTSDTVTRLVVPGFALVNLYLVGKLAEKIYPDSAQAKWLSPLILISFLGWFLYSSMIMFDLILAVFLQLAVLSFWRYTETERDSWSYLSGVCLGLGMLTKGPVIFVYFIPFLLLAHLWHPSPASINKAFFKAVIKTVGIAVGVVLLWAAPAAISGGEEYTKAILWVQSAGRVQDSFAHARPFYWYVSLLPALLFPWLFLISFWRNRPWIWVGRRDTFCFSLFVFVVGIFSCFSGKQLHYLLPIFPFIAIWIAKRLDLAKVKTEPAIVGAIVLITLAIFSAPLWVEKAFRSTEVTDVHLSWSLLPAMLIVLLLWKRKLPIDRLALNIGALLLSLSALMASLSPVLNNVYDVTETGRQIHQLQSQGHSVSYVGKYHNTFGFAGKLEKPLNLIPSSQPERNAFLTTQPGYTIWVQRKKTQPLETNAIYMTPYRGRWLFIVDNQVLANLLAPSGTGEAAEK, encoded by the coding sequence AATGTGGCTCAACAATGACTGGCTGGTACCACAACTCAATGGGCTACCATACGATCATAAACCACCGTTAATGTTCTGGTTATTCAGCGCCGTTTGGTCCTTATTTGGCACATCCGATACCGTGACGCGTTTAGTAGTACCAGGCTTCGCTTTGGTAAACCTTTATCTTGTAGGAAAACTGGCGGAGAAAATTTACCCCGACTCAGCACAAGCGAAGTGGTTATCTCCCCTCATTCTTATCAGTTTTCTTGGCTGGTTTTTGTATTCCAGTATGATCATGTTCGATTTAATACTCGCCGTATTCCTCCAACTTGCGGTATTGAGTTTTTGGCGATACACCGAAACAGAACGTGATTCATGGTCATATTTAAGTGGTGTGTGCCTTGGGCTCGGAATGCTGACTAAGGGACCGGTCATCTTCGTTTATTTTATTCCTTTTCTGCTGTTAGCCCATCTTTGGCACCCTTCACCCGCATCCATTAACAAAGCGTTTTTCAAAGCCGTTATCAAAACTGTGGGGATTGCAGTTGGTGTAGTCTTACTCTGGGCAGCACCAGCGGCAATATCCGGAGGAGAAGAATACACGAAGGCCATTTTATGGGTGCAATCTGCCGGGAGGGTACAAGACTCTTTTGCCCATGCCCGACCTTTTTACTGGTATGTGTCACTCTTGCCAGCCTTACTTTTTCCTTGGCTTTTCCTCATTAGTTTCTGGCGAAATCGTCCATGGATTTGGGTCGGACGACGAGATACCTTCTGTTTCTCTTTGTTTGTGTTTGTGGTGGGAATATTCAGTTGCTTCAGCGGAAAACAGCTTCACTATTTACTTCCGATTTTCCCTTTTATCGCCATTTGGATCGCCAAGCGATTGGATCTCGCAAAGGTAAAAACCGAGCCAGCGATAGTAGGAGCCATCGTGCTTATTACGCTAGCCATCTTCAGTGCTCCACTATGGGTAGAAAAAGCATTTCGCAGCACGGAAGTCACGGATGTTCACTTAAGTTGGAGCCTGTTGCCGGCAATGTTGATCGTGTTGCTATTATGGAAAAGAAAGCTGCCTATTGATCGTCTTGCGCTTAATATCGGGGCACTACTGCTGAGCTTATCCGCCTTAATGGCCAGTCTGTCACCAGTACTCAACAACGTTTATGATGTAACAGAGACAGGTCGTCAAATCCATCAGTTGCAATCTCAAGGACACAGCGTTTCGTACGTTGGCAAGTATCACAATACCTTTGGTTTCGCCGGAAAATTGGAAAAACCGCTAAATTTAATTCCGTCATCACAACCAGAGAGAAACGCATTTTTAACCACGCAGCCGGGCTATACCATTTGGGTTCAACGTAAGAAAACACAGCCTTTGGAAACCAATGCCATTTACATGACCCCCTACCGTGGCAGGTGGCTGTTTATTGTCGACAATCAAGTACTGGCGAACCTTCTTGCACCAAGTGGCACTGGTGAAGCAGCAGAAAAGTAG